The Neomonachus schauinslandi chromosome 4, ASM220157v2, whole genome shotgun sequence genome includes a region encoding these proteins:
- the C4H1orf162 gene encoding transmembrane protein C1orf162 homolog, whose product MTGLCLRRLSKRNIFYSREDSMGGWRSKPEPNNDRPSASTPDPTIASAPCFLEHTNIQYLVLAFFAGVLLTLLLLVLIFLIRKCYRKCHSSPQALNPPLDPHSSRDPLAKLSSLEEALTYASVAFKISEEKSDPLTKKHSAPLDPVVYAPIKVTDSPCLSNGA is encoded by the exons ATGACCGGACTTTGTCTTAGAAG GCTTTCAAAGAGGAACATTTTTTATTCTCGGGAAGACAGCATGGGAGGATGGCGTTCCAAACCTGAACCCAACAATG ACAGACCAAGTGCCAGCACACCGGACCCAACAAttgcctctgccccctgcttcctGGAACACACCAA CATACAGTATTTGGTCTTAGCCTTTTTCGCGGGGGTCCTACTGacgctgctgctgctggtccttATCTTCCTCATCAGAAAGTGCTACAGGAAAT GTCACTCCAGTCCCCAGGCCCTGAATCCTCCCCTAGACCCTCACTCCAGCCGAGATCCTCTGGCCAAG cTTTCATCCCTGGAGGAAGCACTTACCTATGCGAGCGTAGCTTTCAAAATCTCAGAAGAAAAGAGTGATCCCCTGACCAAGAAACATTCTGCACCCTTGGACCCAGTTGTGTATGCTCCAATCAAAGTGACAGACTCTCCTTGCCTTTCCAATGGGGCTTGA